The Rhodococcus sp. ABRD24 genome contains the following window.
TTCGTGAACTGTTGGCAGTGCGACCGCGAACGATGCCCACGAACTCCTCGACCAGGTCGGTCGTTCGTTCGACGGCCCAGGCGAGGGCGACTTCCGACTCGGGCGCCCCGGCGACCGGACGGTACGTCAGGTCCTTGCGGTGGTGCAGGCGCGCGAGGGACTGCGGTACGACCAGCACGCCGACGCCCGCCGCGACGAGTTCGACGGCGTCAGCGGTGGTGGCCGGCCGGTCGAGGGCCGGCCGGCCGGGAAGCGCTGCCCAGACGATCGGGGTGTCGAGGGGGTCGAGCACCAGTTCGTCGGCAAGGTCTGCCAGCGATATCTCGTCGGCCGCGGTGAACACATGGTCCTTCGGAACCACCACGACGGGCGTCTCGGCGTACAGCGGAATGATGCTCAGACCCTCGCGGTCGATGGGCAGGCGCAGTAGTGCGGCGTCGGTGTCGTCGGCGTGCAGAGACCCGACCGCGTCGGCAGCAGGAAGGGCGACCAGATCCAGACGTGCATCGGTGATGCGTTCGTTCCAGATCCGTACCCACTTGGTGGGGGTCACGCCTGGAACGTACGCGAGCCGGAAGGGGCGGGGAGCAGTCGGCTCTGTCACCCGGTCAGGCTACCCGCAGGCGCGATTGCGGCTGTACGTCGCGTGCTCGTTACCCTTGGCGTATGACGTCGCAGAAGACCCCCCAGACGATGAAGCCCGCCACCGCGGCAAAGAAGCTGGGTGTTTACCTCCAGGCCACCCCCGCCGAGTTTCAGGACGGTGTGGTCACGCGCGATGAACTTGTCGAGTGGCAGGCCAATCCGCCCGCATGGCTCACCGAGCTGCGCCTGACCGGCCCGCATCCCCGGCAGGTCGTCGCGGCCAAGCTGGGAGTGTCGATTTCCGGACTCGGCAGAGGCGGGATCGAGGACGCGCTCACCACGGAGCAGATCGAGGCCCTACTGGCCGACCAACCCGCCTGGCTGGTCGCCGAGCGCGCCAACCTCGTCGAGGTTCACAAGGAGGACAAGCGCATCAAGGAACTCCAGGCGGCTCGCCGCGAGGAGTCCAACCGCAAGCCCCGGACGGCTCGCCCTTTCCAGTGAGCCCCGCGGGCTGAACGTGTCATCGGGCTGTTGCTGTGATCGCCTCTCGGCGGATGTCGCAGCAACAGCCCGACGTCGTCGCTATCGAACGGGGGCAGTTCGCCACTGGTCACGCAGCGACCGCTCGCGCCCGAGTGCCCGGGTTTGTGCGACCGTGCCGGCGATCACAAGTGCGAGGTACAGGGCATACCACCACCAGGCAGGTGTGATGTTTGCGGTGAGTGTTCCCTCGTCGAACTCTGCGGTGTCGAGGGTTCCGACGAGCAGCATCGTGCCGCCGATGACCGCGACCGCGCCGCCGAGGACGCTGACCACCACGAGCAGCACCGCCGGCAGGTTCACCGCAAGTGTGAGGACCGCCAGCGCTACGCCGGTCAGTGCGCCCACTATGACCACCACCCAGTTCCACGTCACACCGATCGCGGCCATCGCGGCCGCGCCTATGGCGAATCCGACGGACGCCATGGTCAACGTCACAGCCACCGCGTAGTACAGGTAGGCCAGGACGGAGAAGACGACCGCCACCAAGATGCCGACAATCCACCCGAGTGCGGTCGCGAGGAAGCCGTCGCCGGTGATTGCCGAGACCAGACCGGCACCCAGGTTCAGGCCGGCGAACGCACCCCACAGTGCAATGACGAAGCGCATCGTCGGCACACCGCGGAAACAGAACACCGCGCCGACGACTATTGCCAGGGTCCCGATCACGACATCAGCCATGCCGGAACCGTACCCGCTGCAGCCTGTTTCGACCGGCGGTTGCTGCGCGCGTCATTCGACCGATGTCGCAGCAACCGCCGGATGATCACCTGCTCAGCCCTCGGCCACCTCGAACTCGTCGAACACCACCTCGCCGGCGGCGTCGGATTCGGCGAGATTCACCTCGGCGAGCAGGGCCCACCCGTGGTCGCCCTGCGGGTCCTCGAGGACCTGCCGGACCCGCCACAGGGTGGGCTCGACGGTGACCTGGAACAGCAGCGGTCCACGTGCAGAAGGCCCAGTCCCGATCTCGTCGTACTCGTCGAAGTACAGCTCGAGCAGATCGACCCAGTCGTCGGCGTCGAGCCCGTCGCCGAGTTCGGCGAGCTCGTCCCAGCGCTGCCGGGACGCGAGTTCGACGCGGCGGAACATTGCGTTGCGAACCATCACCTTGAATGCGCGGGTGTTCGCGGAGATGGGGCGCGGGATGTCGGCACCGAATGCGACCTGCTGGTCGTCGGACTCGGCCCCCGGGTTGGTGAGCTGTTCCCACTCGTCGAGCAGGCTCGAATCCACCTGGCGGATCAGCTCGCCAAGCCACTCGGTGAGGTCCTCGAGCTCCTCCGTGCGTGCCTCGGCCGGAACCGTCTGCCGTAACGCGCGGTACGCGTCTGCGAGGTATCTCAGTACCAGTCCCTCGGAGCGGGCGAGACCGTAGTGGCTGACCAGCTCGGCGAACGTCATCGCCCGCTCCACCATGTCACGGACCACCGACTTCGGCGAGAGTGCAAACTCGCTCATCCACGGATGGCCGGCACGGTAGGTCTCGAACGCCGGGAAGAGCAGGTCCGCCAACGGCTTCGGCCAGGTGATCTCCTCGAGGAGCTCCATGCGCTCCTCGTACTCGATGCCGTCAGCCTTCATCTCTGCGACGGCCGCGCCGCGGGCGGCGTGCTGCTGCGCCATGAGGATTTGACGTGGGTCGTCGAGTGTCGACTCGATGATCGAGACGACATCGAGTGCGTAGGTGTGTGATTCGACGTCGAGCAGTTCCAGCGAAGCGAGTGCGAACGGCGACAGCGGCTGGTTCAGGGCGAAGTCGCGCTGCAGATCCACTGTCAGACGCGCCATCCGGCCGTACTCGTCGGGCTCGTCCAACTGCTGGACGATCCCGGCCTGCAGCAGGCCCCGGTACAGCGAGATGGCCTTGAGGATGTGTTTGCGCTGCGCCGGACGCGACTCGTGGTTGTCCTCGAGTAGATGCCGCATCGCCTGGAAGCAGTTTCCCGGACGTGCGATCACGTTGAGCAGCATCGAATTGCTCACGGAGAAGCGTGAACTGAGCGGCTCGGGTGTCGCGGTGATCAACTTGTCGAACGTGCCCTCGCCCCAGGAGACGAATCCTTCCGGTGCCTTCTTGCGCTGCACCTTGCGCCGCTTCTTCGGGTCGTCGCCTGCCTTCGCCAAGGCACGCACGTTCTCGATCTCGTACTCGGGCGCCTGCACCACGACGGTGCCCATCGTGTCGTAGCCCGCCCGTCCGGCGCGCCCGGCGATCTGGTGGAACTCCCGCGCCCGCAACTGCCGGGTGCGAACGCCGTCGTACTTGGTGAGGCCGGTGAGCAGCACTGTGCGGATCGGGACGTTGATGCCGACGCCGAGGGTGTCTGTGCCGCAGATGACCTTGAGTAGTCCTTCCTGTGCGAGCCGTTCGATGAGCCGGCGGTACTTCGGCAGCATGCCTGCGTGGTGAACACCGATACCGTGACGGACCAGGCGTGAGAGGGTCTTGCCGAAGCCGGTGGTGAACCGGAATGCGCCGATGGCCTCGGCGATCGCGTCCTTCTCGGCGCGGGTGCACAGGTTGACGCTCGTGAGTGCCTGCGCCCGTTCGAGCGCCGCAGCCTGCGTGAAGTGCACCACGTACACCGGTGCCTGGTGTGTGGTGACCAGTTCCTCGATCTCCTCACCGATCGGCGTCTGGGAGTACGAGAAGTGCAGTGGCACGGGGCGTTCGGAGCCGGAGACCTCCGTTGTCGAGCGTCCGGTGCGCCGGGTGAGATCGTCGCGCAGATGCGTCACGTCGCCGAGCGTCGCCGACATCAGCAGGAACTGGGCCTGCGGCAGCTCGATGAGCGGAACCTGCCAGGCCCAGCCGCGGTCCGGTTCGGAGTAGAAGTGGAACTCGTCCATCACGACCTGGCCGATGTCGGAGCCCGCGCCCTCGCGCAGCGCAAGATTGGCGACGATCTCCGCGGTGGCACAGATGATCGGCGCCGACGAGTTCACCGATGCGTCACCGGTCATCATGCCGACCTTGTCGGCGCCGAACACCTCGCACAGTGCGAAGAACTTCTCGCTGACCAGGGCCTTGATCGGGGCCGTGTAGAAGGTGCGGCGGCCCCCGCCGCTCGACCGTGCCGCGAGGGCAAAGAAGTGGGCGCCTATCGCGACCATCGACTTCCCCGACCCGGTGGGCGTTGCCAGGATCACGTTCGCCCCGGAGACCAGCTCCATGAGCGCTTCTTCCTGTGCGGGGTAGAGCTGCAGACCGCGATCGGTGGTCCACGAGGTGAACACGTCGAACAGCGCATCGGCATCGGTGCCATCGGGGTCGACGGATTCGGGGAGAAGTTCGGTAAGCAGCACGGTTACAGGCTAGAGGCTGCCCGGAACGATACCGACCAGGCGCGGTCGTTATGTGGCGCTTCGCTCGTCCGAGCCCATCGCGTCCAGGACCGCCATGCGGGTCTGTGGTGCGCCCGAGATGGTTGCCTCCCCGACGCCGTTCATCAGCAGGTTGCGCCACCGTGTCTCGTCGAATTCGAGCGGAGCGGTGGACTGGAGGAAGTCCTCGACGACGGACAGGAAACGCAGCGGATCGTCCCGGAAGGGGAAGTGGCCCGCGCCCTCGAAGATCTCGAGACGCGATCCGGGCATCGCGGAATGCGCGAGGTGGCCGTGGCTGATCGGGATCACCGAGTCACGATCGCCCCAGATGAGTTGCACCGGGAGGTTTTCGGTCAGGTAGCACCGGTCGAGCATGGTGACGACCTGACCGCGCCAGTCCACGACTGACCGGAGTGTCCGCAGGTAGGCCTCGTACGCGGTCGGGTCGGGGAGTGCCCCCAGCACGCGGACCAGATCGGGGGTGTCGTGCAGGATCGCGCCGGGGCGCAGCGGCGAGCCGTGCAGGCGCGAGATCACCTCGCCGACTACTCGTACCGTGGTGATCGCGCCGGGAATCCGGAGCAGTTTGAGCGCCTCGTTCACCACCGGCATCGAGATCAGCCGCAGCAGCGGGTGCACGTCCTTGGTGACGCCGCCCGTCGAGACCAGCGCAAGGCGGTCGACCATGTGCGGGAATTGGTACGCGAACTGCATCGCGACGCCGCCGCCGAGAGAGTGCCCGACGACCGTGACCTTGTCGATGCCGAGCACTGACAGCAGGTCCCGCATCCCGTTCGCATAGGCCGCCACCGAGTAGTCGGCGCGTGGCTTGTCGGAACGCCCGTGTCCGAGGAGGTCGGGTGCGATCACGGTGTAGTTCTGGGCCAGGTGCGGGATGATCTCGTTCCAGGTCGACGAGTTGTCGCCGATCCCGTGGAGCAGCAGTACGGCAGGCCCCTCTCCCGCCATCCGGAATGCGCGGCGGTACCCGTGGATCGTCCTGAAGACGAGTCGGGGCTCGGTGTCCGGCACCGGTCGGAGCATGCGGGTGCGAGAGTCGCTCATATCGCCTCCTGAAGCCGTGACCCGACAGGCGGGCGCCGCTCAGTTGTTGATCGTCCGAGTATATCCGTGCTCCGAGAGGGTAGGTCGCCCATGAGTCGTGAGTGTGACTTCGGATAACGGAGAGGTTTCGCCGTTCACGGTACCTGAACGAACGCCCAGACGGTCAGCCCTGATTGTCGTCTTTCGGCGTTTCCTCGTCGCGGCGCGCGTGCTCGGCGAGGAACTTCTCGAATTCCGCGCCCAGTTCGTCGCCGCTCGGCAGGTCCTCGTCGCTCGCGAGCAGCGTGGACTGCTGCTCTTGAGCAGTGACGTAGGTGTCGTACTGGTTCTCGAGCGCACGGACCACCGACTGGACTTCCTCGTTTCCGGCGATGTGCTCGTCGATCTGCTCGCGCACCCGCGCCGACGCCTCGCCGAGGGCCACCAGCGGCAACTCGAGTCCGGTGATCTCGCTGACGTTCTCGAGTAGCGTCTCGGCCGCCGCCGGGTAGTCCGTTTGTGCCAGATAGTGCGGCACGTGAACCGAGAACCCGACCGATTCGTGTCCGTGCTGGCTCATCCGCAGCTCCAGCAGCGAGGATGCGCTGCCCGGGACCTGTAGTTCACCCGACCAACGGTGGTGGTCCTTGATCAATTCCTTGTTCGTCGAATGCGCGGTCACGCCGAGCGGACGCGTGTGCGGGATTGCCATCGGAATTGCGTTGATGCCGATGGTCTGTCGCACGCCGAGCTGCTCCGCGAGCAGCCGGACCGCCGTCGTGAAGCGCTCCCAGCGCAGGTCAGGCTCCATCCCTGCCAGAAGCAGGAACGGCGTTCCCGATGTATCGCGCAGCGCGTACAGATTCAGTTGTGGCTGCTCGAAGTCCGAGAAATGGTCGGATTTGAAGGTCATGGTCGGCCGGCGCGACCGGTAGTCGATCAGTTCGTCGACATCGAACGAGGCCACCAGTTCTGTTTCCAGGCTCTCGCGCAGGTGCGTGGTTGCCAGCTTCACCGCGTGCCCGGCATCCGAGAACCCCTCGAGGCCATGCACCAATACGGGGCCCTGGCCGTCGGCGGAGGACAGATGCGGCGCCGGGAATTCCAGCTCGTACATCTTCGACTGCTCGTCCATGACGGCTCCCTTTCATTCGAACGTCTGGTTCCAGTGTCCCTCACCGGCTCCCGCAGCCGGAATTCGGCGCGGCTGCCACCACGGCGGACGGGGACTGGAATCGCCGGATCATTCTGATCCAAGATCATCGGACACCACTTTCGGAGGACCAACATCACATGGGGGCCGGTTGATTCCCGGCACCGGGAAATTTCTGCCGTGGGTGGGCGGCGTCCGGTGATCCTCGTGTGTGACAGGCTGTCGCTGCGAGTCTGAGCGAGGCGGGCATACGGGTGGCCGGACGAGGGAGGGTCGAGCGTGTCGCAGCATGTGCGGGTGGTCGCGATCGTCGTCGCTTCCGCGGCGCTGCTTGCGGCCGGGTGTTCGACGGAGGTTTCGGGCACCGCGCGGCCCGAGATGGGTTCGTCGGCTTCCGGGACGTCGTCGAGGACGCTTGGTGAGCTCCTTCTCGAGCCCGAAGCGTTCCCGCCGCGGTACCAGGCTGTGATACTCCCGCCGCAGGCGGTCGCGCAGGCCGCGCCGGACCTGACTGGGATCCCCCCGAATGCCAAGGTTCATCCGGCAGGTTGCAAGCCGTCCGCACAGGACTATGGACCCGACGGCACTGCCATGGTGGTGGGTACGGACAACGCAGACCGATCCACCCTTACGGTCGAGCTGATCCGGGCGACGGCGCCGCTGGCCGAGCTCGAGGCGCAGATCGCGCAATGCCCGGAAGTGACAGTGACACTCAACGCGGTCGACTCCGTGGTCCGGACCGACCTGACGCGGCCGCCGGCATCGGTCGATGCCGATACGACCGTCGCGTTGCGGCGTTCGGTGACCTCGGGGCGGCTCGGCAAGACCGTCATCCAGTCGATGCGCACCCTGATCACACAGATCGACGGGGTTCGGATCCAGGTCACTCACATGTCCTTCGGGGACGTCGCCGATCCGTCCGCCCTCGACGCGGTGTTCACCGCGGTGGTGCAGAAGGTGCGCGCCGGGTGAGCCGGCGACGTTAGCAGGAGAATCCGACGCGCGGCGCCTCGATCCCGCGGGTACGGTCCGGTTCTGCACAACCGTCAGAACCATCCACAGTCCCGCTGAAGCCGCAGGTTGCGCGTCTGCGCGCAGCAGCGCGGGAGTGCAGTGTCAGGGCATGACGACACCGGCCTCTTCTCATGATTCACCGTCTCCCCACGACGCAACTGGGCCCTGGGGTAGCGAACCTGGATCCCATCGCGCTGTGCGGATCGCTGATCCCGGCGACCTGATCAGCGCGGTCCCGGCTCTGCTCGGCTTCCATCCACGCCGCTCGCTCGTCGCGATCTGTCTCACCGGCACCAGTGTGGGCGCGGTGATGCGCCACGACCTCGTCCTCGAGGATCCGGGTCTGATGGAGCTGGTGATCGAGAGGTTCGCGGCGGTGTGCGCCCGTGACGGCGCCAACCGTGTGCTGGTCGTGATGCTCGATGACCGGATCGGTCCCGGCGCGGCTGCGGTCGATCTGCCTCGGCATCGAGACCTTGTCGCGCGATTCCGGATGCGGTTGGGCGCGGCCGGGATTGAGCTGGCAGGAGCGCACATCGCCCCGGCGGTGGCGGCCGGGCTCGAGTGGTTCGCGCTCGAGCGCGGCGACCGTGGTGTGCTGCCCGACCCGGCCGCGTCCGAAGTTGCGGCGGCGCACGTGTTCGGTGGCCGCGCGATCCGTGGCTCACGGGAAGAGCTCGAGGCGGTCCTCGAACCGTGTGCCGAACATGAACGGGCCTTGGTTGCGGAGCTGATCGACGAGGCAAGGGAGACCGGAGCCCGCGGACGCCTCCGCGTGGCTGCGGTGGACCCTGTGGGCTCCGACCGTGCGGCGCTCGAGGGCGTTCTCTGCCGGATAGCGCAGGTTGAGTCCGGCGACGAGCTGTCGGCGCACGAATATGCCGAACTCGCGCTTGCCCTCGAGAACCCGACGGTCCGTGACGCGTTGCTGGCTCTGTCGGTGGGGTCACACGCCGACGCGGCGGATCAGATGTGGATCCTGCTCGGCAGGTCATTGCCGGAACCTGAATGTGCGGAAGCGTTGGCGCTGTTGGGGTTCAGTGCATACCTACGCGGTGACGGGCCGATGGCCGGTGTTGCGTTGTGTGCAGCTCTCGCCGCCGATCCGTGTCACGGCCTGGCCAACCTGCTCGACGACGCGCTGCAGACGGGCGTCCGGCCGACTGCCCTGCGCGATCTGGCCGACGTCGGGTTCGGTGTCGCCGCCGCGCTCGGCGTATCGCTGCCGAACCCGGAGCCGCTACCGCCGGGCGGCGTGTGAGCGATCGCCGAGCGCCTGTAGGTAGCTCCACGCGTCGGCGACGATCTCGTCGAGGTCGGTGTGTGCCGGACTCCAGCCGAGCTCGTCGATGGCCCGCTCGCTGGACGCGATCAACACAGCAGGGTCGCCGGCCCGACGAGGCGCGTCTTCGGCTGCAATGGGCAGCCCGGTGACCCGACGGCATGCCGAGATGACCTCGCGCACGGTGAATCCCGCGCCGCTGCCGAGGTTGTAGATGCGGTGGCTACCGGCCACCGACGACTCGAGTGCGAGCAAGTGTGCCTCGGCCAGATCGAGCACGTGAATGTAGTCGCGTACAGCCGTACCGTCCTTGGTCGGCCAGTCCGTGCCGAACACGGAGATCTTGTCGCGCTGGCCAAGCGCGACCTGCAACACGAGGGGGATGAGATGGGTTTCCACAACCCGGTTCTCGCCTGCTCCACGGTAGGCGCCGGCAACATTGAAGTAACGCAGGCTGGTTGCAGCGAGCTCGTGCGCGTTCGCATACGAGGTGATCGCGTGATCGATCGCTAGTTTGGTGGCGCCGTACGGGTTGGTCGGCCGGGTCGGGTCGCTTTCGGTGATCGGCGTGCGCTCGGGCTCGCCGTAGGTGGCAGCGGTAGACGAGAAGACCAGCCGCGGGGTGCCGGACACCCGGATCGCCTCGAGTAGAGCGAGAGTGGTGACGACATTGCCTTGCCAGTACTGCGCGGGTCGCTCGACGGATTCACCCACCAGCGATTGCGCTGCGAAGTGAAGAACTCCGTCGAATCGAGGCGCGCTGTCGCCGGATCCGAGGACGGATCCGGCAACAGCGGCGATATCCCCTTCGATGAACTCGGCACCTTCGGGCACCGCGTCGACGTTTCCGGTCGAGAGATCGTCGACAACAACCACCTCGTGACCGCGCTCGAGCAGTACTGTGCTGCACACGCTGCCGACGTAGCCGGCACCGCCGGTAACCAGAAGTCTCACCGTTTGTCTCCTCGCTCAGCCGGACCGATCCGGTGAAGCTGGCTGCTAGACCTGCTTCACCTGTACGGCGTGAGCCATTTCTTCGGGAAGGTCGAATCCGTCATGACCGGAGACGGTGATGGTTACCGTACCGGGCCTGGTCTCGACTGTAACCCGAGCGTCGGGCACGACGCCCGCCTCACGAAGTTGCCCGATCAGCTCGGGATCGGACTGCACGTGCTCGGCGAGTCGGCGAACCACCACGGCTGTCGGCTTGCCCTGGGGCACATCGGTGAGCCGGATCAGTGTCTCCGCTTTGCCGACCGGACGGTCGAGCCCGAGGTCGGCGAGGCCGGGGATCGGGTTGCCGTACGGCGAGGTGGTCGGATTGTTCAGTACCTCGACGAGGCGTCGCTCGACGTCCTCGCTCATGACGTGCTCCCAGCGGCACGCCTCGGCGTGCACCTGGTCCCAGTCGAGCCCGATGATGTCGACGAGTAGCCGCTCGGCGAGGCGATGCTTGCGCATCACCGCGACCGCGAGACCGCGGCCCTTCTCGGTGAGCTCGAGATGGCGGTCGCCCGCTACCTGTAGCAGTCCGTCGCGTTCCATTCGTGCGACGGTCTGGCTCACTGTCGGACCACTCTGCTCGAGCCGTTCGGCGATCCGTGCACGGAGTGGGACGACGCCCTCTTCTTCCAAGTCGTAGATCGTCCGGAGATACATCTCCGTGGTGTCGACCAGATCCTTCACTCTCACACCCCTTCGTCTGGGGTGATCCTACCGGGCAAATCACCATCCCGGTTCCGCTGTGGAACCAGGCGCGTCTCGCATTCGAACCGAGGGGCCAAGTAGCTTGAGTCCATGACCGCGTCGACTGGTCCCGTCGGGGGCATCTCACCTTCCGGATCCGACCGCGTCGTGGTGTGGAGTCCGGACTACCTCAGCTACCGCTGGAGCCCGCAGCACCCGATGAATCCGACGCGGCTCGAACTGACGATGGATCTGGCTCACGGGCTGGGGCTGATCGAGGGTGCCGAGATGGTATGCCCGCAGGCTGCGACCGACGCCGATCTGTTGCGAATCCACACCCCGGCGTACATCGAAGCCGTGAAGCAGGCTGGGCACTCGGAGAACGGCGTGTTGCCCCCGGAGATCGAGACGCGGCACGGGCTCGGCAACGATGACAATCCGATCTTCCCCCGGATGCACGAGGCGAGTGCGATTCTCGCCGGGGGGTCGCTGACAGCGGCGAAGGAGATCGCCGCGGGCAGAGCCCGCCGGGCGGTGAGTATTGGCGGCGGTATGCACCATGCGATGGCCGACTGGGCGTCGGGCTTCTGTGTCTACAACGATGCCGCGATTGCCATCTCCTGGTTGCTGGACAACGGGTTCGACCGGATCGCGTACATCGACATCGACGCCCATCATGGGGACGGTGTGCAGCACGCATTTCTCGGCGATCCTCGGGTGCTCACGGTGTCGATCCACCAACACCCGGCGACTCTGTGGCCCAACACAGGTTGGTCCAGCGAGGTGGGATCGGGCGCTGCCGAGGGCACTGCGATCAATCTTCCGGTCCTGCCGGGAACCGGTGATGCGTTGTGGTTGAGGGCATTTCATTCCGTGGTGCCGGCGGCAGTCGCATCGTTCAGGCCGCAGATCGTGATCAGTCAATGCGGTGCCGACAATCACCGCGAGGACCCTTTAGCAGATCTTGCGCTCACCGTCGACGGCCAGCGTGCGGCATATCTTGCGATGCGGGACCTCGCCGATCGGTTCGCGGAGGGGCGCTGGCTCGCGGTCGGTGGCGGCGGGTACGGGTTGATCCGGGTGGTGCCGCGGTCGTGGACGCACCTCATTGCGGCCGCACTGGACCGTGAGATCGACCCGGGTACCGCGGTGCCTGTGTCGTGGCAGGAGAAGGCGCGTACGGTCGCCCCGAGCGTCGAGTTACCGACGACGATGGGGGAGGGCGGTGACACCGCGTTCCTGCGATGGGACGGTCCCGGAGGGACCCCGGAAACCGGTGTCGCCTCCGTCGACCGGGCGCTGACCCGCATCGACTCGGCCATCATCGCGACCCGCCGCGCCACGTTCCCGTTGCTCGGACTCGACCCGGAGGATCCCCGTGACTAGTACCCCCGACGAGGTCGATCTCGAACGCGCGCGCCACTTCCCGCGCCATTGGCTGGCCGACGTGCTCGCTTCGGACGGTGGCGTCGTGCATCTTCAGCCGATCGTTCCCGAGGACGCGGACAAACTCGTAGCCTTCCATGGAAAGCTGTCCGAGCGCACGCGCTACCTCCGGTACTTCGGTCCGTACCCGACGATGTCCAATCGCGACATCGTCAACTTCACCACCGTCGACCACCACAACCGTGTCGCCCTGGTGGCGATGCTCGGCGACGAGATCATTGCCGTCGGCAGATACGAGAGACTGCTCGACGTCGGCGACGGCCGGTC
Protein-coding sequences here:
- a CDS encoding LysR substrate-binding domain-containing protein, whose translation is MTEPTAPRPFRLAYVPGVTPTKWVRIWNERITDARLDLVALPAADAVGSLHADDTDAALLRLPIDREGLSIIPLYAETPVVVVPKDHVFTAADEISLADLADELVLDPLDTPIVWAALPGRPALDRPATTADAVELVAAGVGVLVVPQSLARLHHRKDLTYRPVAGAPESEVALAWAVERTTDLVEEFVGIVRGRTANSSRRRDQADVPKVSKVKAAKAKAAKIAAAKASGKATGPRHTGKPGGRRRRS
- a CDS encoding DUF5997 family protein, with the translated sequence MTSQKTPQTMKPATAAKKLGVYLQATPAEFQDGVVTRDELVEWQANPPAWLTELRLTGPHPRQVVAAKLGVSISGLGRGGIEDALTTEQIEALLADQPAWLVAERANLVEVHKEDKRIKELQAARREESNRKPRTARPFQ
- a CDS encoding DUF4203 domain-containing protein, which translates into the protein MADVVIGTLAIVVGAVFCFRGVPTMRFVIALWGAFAGLNLGAGLVSAITGDGFLATALGWIVGILVAVVFSVLAYLYYAVAVTLTMASVGFAIGAAAMAAIGVTWNWVVVIVGALTGVALAVLTLAVNLPAVLLVVVSVLGGAVAVIGGTMLLVGTLDTAEFDEGTLTANITPAWWWYALYLALVIAGTVAQTRALGRERSLRDQWRTAPVR
- a CDS encoding DEAD/DEAH box helicase; its protein translation is MLLTELLPESVDPDGTDADALFDVFTSWTTDRGLQLYPAQEEALMELVSGANVILATPTGSGKSMVAIGAHFFALAARSSGGGRRTFYTAPIKALVSEKFFALCEVFGADKVGMMTGDASVNSSAPIICATAEIVANLALREGAGSDIGQVVMDEFHFYSEPDRGWAWQVPLIELPQAQFLLMSATLGDVTHLRDDLTRRTGRSTTEVSGSERPVPLHFSYSQTPIGEEIEELVTTHQAPVYVVHFTQAAALERAQALTSVNLCTRAEKDAIAEAIGAFRFTTGFGKTLSRLVRHGIGVHHAGMLPKYRRLIERLAQEGLLKVICGTDTLGVGINVPIRTVLLTGLTKYDGVRTRQLRAREFHQIAGRAGRAGYDTMGTVVVQAPEYEIENVRALAKAGDDPKKRRKVQRKKAPEGFVSWGEGTFDKLITATPEPLSSRFSVSNSMLLNVIARPGNCFQAMRHLLEDNHESRPAQRKHILKAISLYRGLLQAGIVQQLDEPDEYGRMARLTVDLQRDFALNQPLSPFALASLELLDVESHTYALDVVSIIESTLDDPRQILMAQQHAARGAAVAEMKADGIEYEERMELLEEITWPKPLADLLFPAFETYRAGHPWMSEFALSPKSVVRDMVERAMTFAELVSHYGLARSEGLVLRYLADAYRALRQTVPAEARTEELEDLTEWLGELIRQVDSSLLDEWEQLTNPGAESDDQQVAFGADIPRPISANTRAFKVMVRNAMFRRVELASRQRWDELAELGDGLDADDWVDLLELYFDEYDEIGTGPSARGPLLFQVTVEPTLWRVRQVLEDPQGDHGWALLAEVNLAESDAAGEVVFDEFEVAEG
- a CDS encoding alpha/beta hydrolase — protein: MSDSRTRMLRPVPDTEPRLVFRTIHGYRRAFRMAGEGPAVLLLHGIGDNSSTWNEIIPHLAQNYTVIAPDLLGHGRSDKPRADYSVAAYANGMRDLLSVLGIDKVTVVGHSLGGGVAMQFAYQFPHMVDRLALVSTGGVTKDVHPLLRLISMPVVNEALKLLRIPGAITTVRVVGEVISRLHGSPLRPGAILHDTPDLVRVLGALPDPTAYEAYLRTLRSVVDWRGQVVTMLDRCYLTENLPVQLIWGDRDSVIPISHGHLAHSAMPGSRLEIFEGAGHFPFRDDPLRFLSVVEDFLQSTAPLEFDETRWRNLLMNGVGEATISGAPQTRMAVLDAMGSDERSAT
- a CDS encoding PAC2 family protein, with the protein product MDEQSKMYELEFPAPHLSSADGQGPVLVHGLEGFSDAGHAVKLATTHLRESLETELVASFDVDELIDYRSRRPTMTFKSDHFSDFEQPQLNLYALRDTSGTPFLLLAGMEPDLRWERFTTAVRLLAEQLGVRQTIGINAIPMAIPHTRPLGVTAHSTNKELIKDHHRWSGELQVPGSASSLLELRMSQHGHESVGFSVHVPHYLAQTDYPAAAETLLENVSEITGLELPLVALGEASARVREQIDEHIAGNEEVQSVVRALENQYDTYVTAQEQQSTLLASDEDLPSGDELGAEFEKFLAEHARRDEETPKDDNQG
- a CDS encoding sensor domain-containing protein → MSQHVRVVAIVVASAALLAAGCSTEVSGTARPEMGSSASGTSSRTLGELLLEPEAFPPRYQAVILPPQAVAQAAPDLTGIPPNAKVHPAGCKPSAQDYGPDGTAMVVGTDNADRSTLTVELIRATAPLAELEAQIAQCPEVTVTLNAVDSVVRTDLTRPPASVDADTTVALRRSVTSGRLGKTVIQSMRTLITQIDGVRIQVTHMSFGDVADPSALDAVFTAVVQKVRAG
- a CDS encoding DUF4192 domain-containing protein; amino-acid sequence: MRIADPGDLISAVPALLGFHPRRSLVAICLTGTSVGAVMRHDLVLEDPGLMELVIERFAAVCARDGANRVLVVMLDDRIGPGAAAVDLPRHRDLVARFRMRLGAAGIELAGAHIAPAVAAGLEWFALERGDRGVLPDPAASEVAAAHVFGGRAIRGSREELEAVLEPCAEHERALVAELIDEARETGARGRLRVAAVDPVGSDRAALEGVLCRIAQVESGDELSAHEYAELALALENPTVRDALLALSVGSHADAADQMWILLGRSLPEPECAEALALLGFSAYLRGDGPMAGVALCAALAADPCHGLANLLDDALQTGVRPTALRDLADVGFGVAAALGVSLPNPEPLPPGGV
- the galE gene encoding UDP-glucose 4-epimerase GalE, coding for MRLLVTGGAGYVGSVCSTVLLERGHEVVVVDDLSTGNVDAVPEGAEFIEGDIAAVAGSVLGSGDSAPRFDGVLHFAAQSLVGESVERPAQYWQGNVVTTLALLEAIRVSGTPRLVFSSTAATYGEPERTPITESDPTRPTNPYGATKLAIDHAITSYANAHELAATSLRYFNVAGAYRGAGENRVVETHLIPLVLQVALGQRDKISVFGTDWPTKDGTAVRDYIHVLDLAEAHLLALESSVAGSHRIYNLGSGAGFTVREVISACRRVTGLPIAAEDAPRRAGDPAVLIASSERAIDELGWSPAHTDLDEIVADAWSYLQALGDRSHAARR